In Stanieria sp. NIES-3757, the DNA window AAAATTAAAAAGAATTGCTTTATCAATCAAAGCTGTTACAAATCTCAATTAACATGACTTAGTTTCAGTATCAATAACTAGATTGTTTGGAGAACTTTTAGTCTGAAGCTAAAACATTAATTTAATCATGACTACAACCAAGATTGACTGGCAACTGTTGAAACTTTTTCCAAAATTTCAAGGTGTTAAACTTTTCTCCTTTTGGTTGTTGAGTTTAGCTTGCTTAACTTATAATCTTCCGCCTCTTAAAGCAGAAGTAATTAATCGCAGCAAAATCCCCAAACAACTTCAACAGCCATTAAATCTACCTAAAAATCCAGAATCTCTATTGAATGTTTCTCCTATACCGCCAAATATTCCCCAATCAATTATTGTCAAAAGATTTAAAGTCACTGGTAGTACAGTTTTTACTCAACAAGAATTAGCAGCAGCAACTGCATCTTATCAAAATCGTCCTCTAAGCTTATCCGAACTTTTCCAAGCTCGTTCTGCGATTACTAAATTATATAGCGATCGCGGTTATATTAATTCTGGTGCTTATATTCCTCCTCAAGAACTAAAAAACGGAGTGGTTACCATTGCAATTAAAGAAGGAGAATTAGAAGGAATTAATGTGACAGGGACTAAACGCCTCAATCCTAATTACATTGTTTCTCGTTTGCAAATTGCCGGTCAAACACCAGTTAAAGTAGAATCTCTTTTAGAAGCATTACAGATGCTGCGCCTCGATCCCTTGATTAAAAATGTTTCGGCAGAATTATCAGTAGGAGTTCGTCCTGGTACAAGCTTACTAGAAGTACAGATCGAAGAAGCAGATGCTTTTAGTGTACAGACAACTTTTGATAATGCTAGTAGTCCTAGCGTCGGAACCAATCGCCGTCAAATTGGCTTAACTCATGCTAATTTACTTGGTTTTGGCGATCGCTTTAATTTTAGTTACGCTAATACTAATGGTAGTGATGAGATTGATTTAGCCTATGCTCTACCACTCAACTCTAAAAATGGTACGCTTAAGTTTGCTTACGGCAATAACTCTAACGATGTCATTGAAGAACCTTTTAATCCTTTAGATATTGAATCTAAATCTCGTTATTATGAATTAAGTTTTCGACAACCTTTAATTAATAAACCTAATCAAGAACTAGCGTTAGGGTCATCTTTTTCTCGTCAAGAAAGCGAAACTTCTCTACTAGACATTCCCTTTGCTTTATCTCGCGGTGCCGATGAAGAAGGAAAAACCAATATTTCTGCATTACGTTTATTTCAAGAATTGGTTAATCGAAACGAACAACAAGTTTTTGCACTACGTTCTCAATTTAGTATTGGATTAGATTGGTTTAATGCTACTTCTAGTGAAGAACTTCAGCCATATCCAACACTTGACTCAAATTTAGGTGACGTTTCCTCTCCTGATAGTACTTTTTTTGCTTGGCGAGGACAATCTCAATGGGTGCGTCGTTTAGATAAAGATTTTCTTTTATTACTCCGAGGTGATGTCCAATTAGCCACGACTGCTTTAGTTCCATTAGAACAATTTCGTTTGGGTGGAGTCGATAGTGTCCGAGGTTATCGTCAAGATCTATTGTTAGGAGATAATGGCTTATTTGCTTCGGCAGAACTAAAAATTCCCATTTTCCGTATTCAAAAACTCGATGGGGTTATGCAGTTAACTCCTTTTTTTGATCTTGGTACGGTTTGGAATAGTGATGATGTCGAAATTGAGCAAGATTTTTTGTCGGCAGTAGGAATTGGTTTAAACTTCTCAGCAGGTAACCGTTTTAACGCTCGTCTCGACTGGGGTATTCCTTTAGTAGATGTCGATAATTCAAGTAATTCTCTACAGGAAAGCGGAGTTTATTTTTCTATTAATTACAATTTATTTTAAGCAGTTCTTGACTAGAAGCTATGATGTAATGTGACTTCAGTTCTTATCTAGAAACAACAAAAACAAATCTTAATTCAAGATCATTTTATTCTTAGAAACATAATTTATAAGCTGTTAAGCGTT includes these proteins:
- a CDS encoding surface antigen; amino-acid sequence: MTTTKIDWQLLKLFPKFQGVKLFSFWLLSLACLTYNLPPLKAEVINRSKIPKQLQQPLNLPKNPESLLNVSPIPPNIPQSIIVKRFKVTGSTVFTQQELAAATASYQNRPLSLSELFQARSAITKLYSDRGYINSGAYIPPQELKNGVVTIAIKEGELEGINVTGTKRLNPNYIVSRLQIAGQTPVKVESLLEALQMLRLDPLIKNVSAELSVGVRPGTSLLEVQIEEADAFSVQTTFDNASSPSVGTNRRQIGLTHANLLGFGDRFNFSYANTNGSDEIDLAYALPLNSKNGTLKFAYGNNSNDVIEEPFNPLDIESKSRYYELSFRQPLINKPNQELALGSSFSRQESETSLLDIPFALSRGADEEGKTNISALRLFQELVNRNEQQVFALRSQFSIGLDWFNATSSEELQPYPTLDSNLGDVSSPDSTFFAWRGQSQWVRRLDKDFLLLLRGDVQLATTALVPLEQFRLGGVDSVRGYRQDLLLGDNGLFASAELKIPIFRIQKLDGVMQLTPFFDLGTVWNSDDVEIEQDFLSAVGIGLNFSAGNRFNARLDWGIPLVDVDNSSNSLQESGVYFSINYNLF